A stretch of Neisseria subflava DNA encodes these proteins:
- a CDS encoding Cof-type HAD-IIB family hydrolase, translating to MNNPEIIFFDIDDTLYRKYTDTLRPSVAQAMHKLKAKGILTAIATGRPEAAIPAKVKALIQECGIDMLVTINGQYISFRGEPLQSYPLDIADIETAINLLEQHKIDYAFVNNQEIAVSSHSPRVVEGLSHILPNFLTNKEYFRKQPVYQMLVFVDKEEEKILQPLTRQHGFKTVRWHEYAVDLLRKEGSKARGIAHAVEKLGIDMSKVMAFGDSFNDLEMLSTVGFGVAMGNGEEAAKAAAQFVCPSVDEDGVLRGLQELGVI from the coding sequence ATGAACAACCCTGAAATCATCTTTTTTGACATCGACGACACCCTCTACCGCAAATACACGGATACCCTGCGTCCTTCGGTTGCCCAAGCCATGCACAAATTGAAAGCCAAAGGCATTTTGACTGCCATTGCCACCGGCCGTCCGGAAGCCGCCATACCCGCCAAAGTCAAAGCCTTGATTCAAGAATGCGGTATCGACATGCTCGTTACCATCAACGGCCAATATATTTCCTTTCGCGGCGAACCCCTGCAAAGTTACCCCTTGGATATTGCCGACATCGAAACCGCCATCAACCTGCTTGAACAACATAAAATAGACTACGCATTCGTCAACAACCAAGAAATTGCCGTTTCCTCCCATTCGCCGCGCGTTGTTGAAGGCTTATCGCATATCCTGCCCAACTTCCTGACAAACAAAGAATATTTCCGCAAACAGCCTGTTTATCAAATGTTGGTCTTTGTGGACAAAGAAGAAGAAAAAATCCTGCAACCGCTGACCCGGCAACACGGCTTCAAAACCGTCCGCTGGCATGAATATGCCGTGGACCTACTGCGCAAAGAAGGTTCAAAAGCACGGGGCATCGCCCACGCAGTGGAAAAACTGGGCATTGATATGAGCAAAGTGATGGCATTCGGCGACAGCTTCAACGACTTAGAAATGCTGTCAACCGTCGGTTTTGGCGTTGCCATGGGCAATGGCGAAGAAGCAGCCAAAGCTGCCGCACAATTCGTCTGCCCAAGTGTCGATGAAGACGGCGTATTGCGTGGCTTGCAAGAATTGGGCGTCATTTAA
- a CDS encoding DUF2788 domain-containing protein has protein sequence MTEAEFASWAMKILLSGLIIFLGFIVWNLGKESKAGKFGIAMLFLVLGLGVFGFVFKELLISFLVLPK, from the coding sequence ATGACTGAAGCAGAATTCGCCTCATGGGCAATGAAAATCCTACTGAGCGGCCTGATTATCTTTTTGGGCTTTATCGTTTGGAACTTGGGTAAAGAATCCAAAGCCGGCAAATTCGGCATTGCCATGCTCTTCTTGGTTTTGGGCTTGGGTGTGTTTGGATTCGTATTTAAAGAGTTGCTGATTAGCTTTTTGGTATTGCCGAAGTAA
- the metZ gene encoding O-succinylhomoserine sulfhydrylase, with protein sequence MSKKLHPQTLAIRSGKEQTEYYEHNQALFLTSSFMWENAQHAADLFSKKIKGFTYTRTANPTTAAFEKRIAALEGAERAVATSTGMSAIQAAFFTFLKAGDHVISSRSLFGTTVGFINNIVTKFGIEVSHVSPVDVDEWKAAIKPNTKLFFLETPSNPLGEVADLEALAELAHSIGALLVVDNSLLSPVGSQPLKHGADISVSSATKAIDGHGRVMGGVLAGSEELMTQVAVYCNSCGLAMSPFNAWQLLSGVETLSLRMEKQYDNALKIAQWLKEQPQVQAVYYTGLPDHPQAELIRKQQNGGGIVIGFEVADQETAWKIVDGVELFSRTANLGDVRSTITHPWTTTHGRMQPEEKLAANIRPGLVRLSVGLEYVDDLIEDLKQVLNK encoded by the coding sequence ATGAGCAAAAAACTTCATCCTCAAACGCTTGCCATCCGCAGTGGCAAAGAGCAAACCGAATATTATGAACACAATCAGGCTCTGTTTTTGACCAGCAGCTTCATGTGGGAAAACGCCCAACATGCGGCTGATTTGTTTTCTAAAAAAATCAAGGGTTTTACTTATACCCGTACGGCCAATCCGACTACTGCCGCCTTTGAAAAACGCATTGCCGCATTGGAGGGCGCAGAGCGCGCGGTGGCCACTTCGACCGGTATGTCCGCGATTCAAGCAGCGTTTTTTACCTTCTTGAAAGCCGGTGATCATGTTATTTCCAGCCGCAGTCTGTTTGGTACGACTGTCGGTTTTATCAATAACATCGTAACTAAGTTTGGCATCGAGGTCAGCCATGTATCGCCGGTTGATGTAGATGAATGGAAAGCGGCAATCAAGCCCAATACCAAACTGTTTTTCTTGGAAACCCCGTCCAACCCTTTGGGCGAAGTTGCCGACTTGGAAGCGTTGGCCGAACTGGCACACAGCATCGGTGCGCTTTTGGTGGTGGACAACAGCCTCTTGTCGCCCGTCGGTTCGCAGCCTTTGAAGCACGGTGCGGATATTTCCGTGTCTTCTGCAACCAAAGCGATTGACGGTCACGGCCGCGTGATGGGCGGCGTGTTGGCCGGTTCGGAAGAATTGATGACGCAAGTTGCCGTATATTGCAACTCTTGCGGTTTGGCGATGTCTCCGTTTAACGCATGGCAGCTGTTGAGCGGCGTGGAAACCCTGTCGCTGCGTATGGAAAAACAATACGATAATGCGCTGAAAATCGCGCAATGGTTGAAAGAGCAGCCTCAAGTCCAAGCCGTGTACTACACCGGTTTGCCCGACCATCCGCAAGCCGAACTGATCCGTAAACAGCAAAACGGCGGCGGCATTGTCATCGGCTTTGAAGTCGCTGATCAGGAAACCGCATGGAAAATCGTGGATGGCGTAGAACTCTTTTCCCGTACTGCCAACCTCGGCGACGTGCGCTCAACCATCACCCACCCGTGGACAACAACTCACGGCCGTATGCAGCCTGAAGAAAAACTTGCCGCCAATATCCGCCCGGGCTTGGTGCGCCTGTCTGTCGGCTTGGAATACGTTGACGATTTGATTGAAGATTTGAAGCAGGTCTTGAACAAATAA
- a CDS encoding DUF3465 domain-containing protein, translating into MPDAESGIFFEIVMNKNKIIVLLIALVAVFAYNKMQNKQPVQSQNQQKIEAVQKQNNSGKKNADTAQQQIGSGKESAEAVLKQAFENEQSDIQIEGEGTVWKTLPDDNKGTRHQRFILKLSSGQTLLVAHNIDLADKIKGLKKGDKVAFYGEYEWSEQGGVIHWTHHDPAGRHEDGWLKHGGQVYQ; encoded by the coding sequence ATGCCCGATGCAGAATCGGGCATTTTTTTTGAGATTGTTATGAATAAAAATAAAATCATTGTATTGCTGATTGCTTTGGTTGCTGTATTTGCCTATAACAAAATGCAAAACAAGCAGCCGGTACAATCGCAGAATCAGCAGAAAATAGAAGCCGTTCAAAAACAAAATAATTCGGGCAAAAAGAATGCCGATACGGCTCAGCAGCAAATCGGTTCGGGCAAAGAATCAGCTGAAGCGGTTTTGAAACAGGCGTTTGAAAACGAGCAAAGCGATATTCAGATTGAGGGCGAGGGCACGGTATGGAAAACCCTGCCGGATGATAACAAAGGCACGCGCCATCAACGCTTTATCTTGAAGCTTTCCAGCGGTCAAACACTTTTGGTGGCGCATAATATCGATTTGGCCGATAAAATCAAAGGCTTGAAAAAAGGTGATAAAGTAGCGTTTTACGGCGAATATGAATGGTCGGAGCAGGGCGGCGTTATCCATTGGACGCATCACGATCCGGCAGGCCGTCATGAAGACGGTTGGCTGAAGCACGGCGGACAGGTTTATCAATAA
- a CDS encoding NGO1151 family protein yields MSSIEQRLEYLEEANDALRMQNHVLATALKGLIRSLPSDMANDAVESIQLAFEDALAELSYEDSPHTDLFHDVTYAFFREKDH; encoded by the coding sequence ATGAGCAGCATCGAACAACGCCTCGAATATCTGGAAGAGGCCAACGACGCTTTGCGTATGCAAAACCACGTCCTCGCCACCGCACTCAAAGGCCTTATCCGCTCCCTGCCCTCCGACATGGCCAACGATGCCGTAGAATCCATCCAGCTTGCCTTTGAAGACGCGTTGGCGGAATTGAGCTACGAAGACAGCCCGCACACCGACCTCTTCCATGACGTAACCTACGCATTTTTCCGAGAAAAAGACCACTAA
- a CDS encoding basic amino acid ABC transporter substrate-binding protein: MNMKKWLATALACSALALTACGGQSNNASAPADKVYRVGSNAEFAPFESLDSAGKVEGFDVDLMDAMAKAGNFKVEFKHQPWESLFPSLNNGDVDIVMSGVTITDDRKQSMLFSDPYFEITQVVLVPKGKKVASSEDLKNMAKVGVVTGYTGDFSVSKLLGNDNPKIARFESVPLIIKELENGGLDSVVSDSAVIANYVKNNPTKGLDFISLPDFTIENYGIAARKGDEATIKMLNDALKKVRESGEYDKIYAKYFAKEGEKAEAAK, from the coding sequence ATGAACATGAAAAAATGGCTGGCCACTGCCCTCGCTTGTTCTGCCCTTGCCCTGACTGCCTGTGGCGGTCAAAGCAACAATGCCTCTGCTCCTGCCGATAAAGTGTACCGTGTCGGCTCCAACGCCGAGTTTGCCCCATTTGAATCTTTGGATTCTGCCGGCAAAGTAGAAGGTTTTGACGTTGACTTGATGGACGCCATGGCTAAAGCCGGCAACTTCAAAGTCGAATTCAAACACCAGCCATGGGAAAGCCTCTTCCCTTCTCTGAACAACGGCGACGTGGACATCGTTATGTCCGGCGTAACCATCACTGACGACCGCAAACAAAGCATGCTCTTCAGCGATCCATACTTTGAAATCACCCAAGTCGTCCTCGTTCCAAAAGGCAAAAAAGTGGCCTCTTCCGAAGACCTGAAAAACATGGCCAAAGTCGGCGTGGTAACCGGCTACACCGGCGACTTCTCCGTTTCCAAACTCTTGGGCAACGACAATCCGAAAATTGCCCGCTTTGAAAGCGTTCCCCTGATTATTAAAGAATTGGAAAACGGCGGTCTGGATTCAGTAGTCAGCGACAGCGCGGTTATTGCCAACTATGTGAAAAACAACCCGACCAAAGGCTTGGATTTCATCTCCCTGCCTGACTTCACCATCGAAAACTACGGTATCGCTGCACGCAAAGGCGACGAAGCAACCATCAAAATGTTGAACGATGCGCTGAAAAAAGTACGCGAAAGTGGCGAATACGACAAAATTTACGCCAAATACTTTGCTAAAGAAGGCGAAAAAGCCGAAGCAGCCAAATAA
- a CDS encoding putative hemolysin, producing MIKPVILSLAAATALAACSASEKQESPNVGVANPASEFCLKQGGKSEIKKDKDGGEYGVCHLPDGTVVEEWEYFRQHNK from the coding sequence ATGATCAAACCCGTTATCCTCAGCCTTGCTGCCGCAACTGCTTTGGCCGCCTGCTCCGCTTCTGAAAAACAAGAATCTCCTAACGTCGGCGTGGCCAATCCTGCTTCCGAATTCTGCCTCAAACAAGGCGGCAAATCCGAAATCAAAAAAGACAAAGACGGTGGCGAATACGGCGTATGCCACTTGCCTGACGGTACCGTTGTTGAAGAATGGGAATATTTCCGTCAACACAACAAATAA
- the serS gene encoding serine--tRNA ligase produces MLDIQLLRSNTAAVAERLAARGYEFDTARFNALEEQRKAVQVKTEELQASRNSISKQIGALKGQGKHEEAQAAMDQVAQIKVDLEQAAADLDAVQKELDAWLLTIPNLPHESVPAGKDETENVEVRKVGTPREFDFEIKDHVDLGEPLGLDFEGGAKLSGARFTVMKGQIARLHRALAQFMLDTHTLKHGYTEHYTPYIVDDTTLQGTGQLPKFAEDLFHVTRGGDESKKTQYLIPTAEVTLTNTVADSIVAGSDLPLKLTAHSPCFRSEAGAYGKDVRGLIRQHQFDKVEMVQIVHPEKSYEALEEMVGHAENILKALELPYRVITLCTGDMGFGATKTYDLEVWVPAQNTYREISSCSNCEDFQARRMKARFKDENGKNRLVHTLNGSGLAVGRTLVAVLENHQNADGSINVPAALQPYMGGVTKLEVK; encoded by the coding sequence ATGTTAGACATCCAATTGCTCCGCAGCAATACCGCCGCAGTTGCCGAACGTTTGGCCGCACGCGGTTATGAGTTTGATACCGCGCGTTTCAACGCTTTGGAAGAGCAACGCAAAGCCGTTCAAGTGAAAACAGAAGAGTTGCAGGCTTCACGAAACAGTATTTCCAAACAAATCGGCGCGTTGAAAGGCCAAGGCAAACACGAAGAGGCTCAAGCTGCAATGGATCAGGTTGCTCAAATCAAAGTGGATTTGGAGCAGGCTGCCGCTGATTTGGATGCTGTTCAGAAAGAATTGGACGCATGGTTGTTGACCATTCCGAACCTGCCGCACGAAAGCGTACCTGCGGGTAAAGATGAAACGGAAAACGTTGAGGTCCGCAAAGTCGGCACGCCGCGCGAATTTGACTTTGAAATCAAAGACCATGTTGATTTGGGCGAGCCTTTGGGCTTGGATTTTGAAGGCGGTGCGAAACTGTCAGGCGCGCGCTTTACCGTGATGAAAGGCCAAATCGCCCGTTTGCATCGCGCCTTGGCTCAGTTCATGCTGGATACGCACACGCTGAAACACGGCTATACCGAACATTACACGCCTTACATTGTGGACGACACCACCCTGCAAGGTACAGGCCAGCTGCCTAAATTTGCAGAAGATTTGTTCCACGTTACCCGCGGCGGTGATGAGAGTAAGAAAACGCAATATCTGATTCCGACCGCAGAAGTGACACTGACCAATACTGTTGCCGACAGCATCGTGGCCGGCAGTGATTTGCCGTTGAAATTAACTGCGCATTCCCCATGTTTCCGCTCCGAAGCGGGCGCATACGGTAAAGACGTGCGCGGTCTAATTCGCCAACACCAATTCGACAAAGTGGAAATGGTGCAAATCGTTCACCCGGAAAAATCATACGAAGCGCTGGAAGAAATGGTTGGACACGCTGAAAATATTTTGAAAGCGTTGGAACTGCCATACCGCGTGATCACTTTGTGTACCGGCGACATGGGCTTCGGCGCAACCAAAACCTACGACTTGGAAGTTTGGGTTCCTGCGCAAAATACGTACCGCGAAATTTCCAGCTGCTCCAACTGCGAAGATTTCCAAGCACGCCGTATGAAGGCGCGTTTCAAAGATGAAAACGGTAAAAACCGTTTGGTGCATACTTTGAACGGCTCAGGCTTGGCTGTCGGCCGTACTTTGGTGGCGGTATTGGAAAACCATCAAAATGCCGACGGCAGCATTAATGTTCCTGCTGCGTTGCAACCGTATATGGGCGGCGTGACCAAACTGGAAGTAAAATAA
- a CDS encoding recombination-associated protein RdgC, whose translation MWFKQISFYPLNKDKLPELEVLADKLAQSEFAHCQGLDWFSEGFVTPVSFSPELVFPADYTWRVALKKEEKVLPAGVIRDILDEKVLEIQNNEARNVGRKEKQELKEQITDDLLPRAFTRSSRTQAIFDTRHGYLLVNNAASAKAENILTKLREALGGLEAALPNTKQSPSSLMTSWLLQGHCEGGFELDSDCELKGVGDVVPVVKVSKQDLTADEVVQHVKNGKTVTQLGLVWREQIAFILTQDFTLKRIQYLDVLQEEAESNGDDAASLAFASQILMTEAISTMLEELVSYLGGWQE comes from the coding sequence ATGTGGTTTAAGCAAATCAGTTTTTATCCGCTCAACAAAGACAAGTTGCCCGAATTGGAAGTCCTTGCCGACAAATTGGCGCAATCCGAATTTGCCCATTGTCAGGGTTTGGACTGGTTTAGCGAAGGCTTTGTCACGCCGGTTTCCTTTTCGCCCGAGCTGGTTTTTCCTGCCGATTACACTTGGCGCGTTGCTTTGAAAAAAGAAGAAAAAGTCCTGCCTGCCGGCGTGATCCGCGATATTTTGGATGAAAAGGTTTTGGAAATCCAAAACAACGAAGCGCGCAATGTCGGCCGCAAGGAAAAACAAGAGCTGAAAGAACAGATTACTGACGACCTGCTGCCCCGTGCCTTTACGCGCAGCAGCCGCACACAGGCGATTTTCGACACGCGCCATGGTTATCTTTTGGTCAACAATGCCGCATCTGCCAAAGCGGAAAATATCCTGACCAAACTGCGCGAAGCCTTGGGCGGTCTTGAAGCAGCCCTGCCCAACACCAAACAATCGCCCTCTTCCCTGATGACCAGCTGGCTACTGCAAGGCCACTGTGAGGGCGGTTTTGAATTGGACAGTGATTGCGAACTCAAAGGCGTCGGCGATGTTGTTCCGGTCGTCAAAGTTTCCAAACAAGACCTGACCGCCGACGAAGTGGTACAACACGTTAAAAACGGCAAAACCGTTACCCAACTCGGCTTAGTATGGCGCGAACAAATTGCGTTCATCCTCACTCAAGACTTTACACTCAAACGCATCCAGTATCTGGACGTTTTGCAAGAAGAAGCCGAAAGCAACGGCGATGATGCCGCCAGCCTCGCCTTTGCCTCGCAAATCCTGATGACCGAAGCCATCAGCACCATGTTGGAAGAACTGGTTTCTTATTTGGGCGGCTGGCAAGAATAA
- the ppsR gene encoding posphoenolpyruvate synthetase regulatory kinase/phosphorylase PpsR, with the protein MTAPRQVFYISDRTGLTAENIGEALLNQFGNVEFKRHVYPFIDTSEKALAVVDEVNKTAEQFGDRPIAFVSVVNDAIREIIKKSNAFHIDFFETFLGLLEKELNVEATIAERGHHSIGNTKRYDARMEAVNFSLNHDDGVSDKNLQEADVILMGVSRSGKTPTCLYLALQYGIRAANYPLIPDDLESTDLPRMVKPYKDKLFGLTIQPERLQAIRQERRPNSTYAKIDTCRSEIADAQNMFKRHGVPFTNTTDKSVEELAVHILQACKLKRRF; encoded by the coding sequence ATGACTGCTCCACGCCAAGTCTTCTATATTTCCGACCGCACCGGTCTGACCGCCGAAAATATCGGTGAAGCCCTGTTGAACCAATTCGGCAATGTCGAGTTCAAGCGCCATGTTTATCCATTTATCGATACGTCTGAAAAAGCGTTGGCTGTAGTGGATGAGGTCAATAAGACAGCCGAACAGTTTGGCGATCGTCCGATTGCTTTTGTCAGCGTGGTAAATGATGCAATCCGTGAAATCATCAAAAAATCCAATGCATTCCATATTGATTTCTTTGAAACGTTCTTGGGTTTGCTGGAAAAAGAATTGAATGTTGAAGCAACGATTGCCGAGCGAGGCCATCATAGTATCGGCAATACCAAGCGTTACGATGCGCGTATGGAAGCAGTGAATTTCTCGCTCAACCATGATGACGGTGTCAGCGATAAAAACCTGCAGGAAGCGGATGTGATTTTGATGGGCGTATCCCGTTCGGGCAAAACGCCAACCTGTCTCTATCTGGCTCTGCAATACGGTATCCGCGCCGCAAACTATCCATTGATTCCCGATGATTTGGAATCAACCGATTTGCCGCGTATGGTCAAACCTTATAAAGACAAGCTGTTCGGCTTGACCATTCAGCCCGAGCGTCTGCAGGCTATCCGTCAGGAACGCCGTCCTAATTCGACCTATGCCAAAATCGATACTTGCCGCAGCGAGATTGCCGATGCGCAAAATATGTTCAAACGCCACGGAGTGCCGTTTACCAATACAACGGATAAATCTGTGGAAGAACTCGCCGTTCATATCTTGCAGGCTTGCAAGCTGAAACGCCGTTTCTAA
- the ppsA gene encoding phosphoenolpyruvate synthase, which translates to MAENYVIWFENLRMTDVERVGGKNASLGEMISQLTEKGVRVPGGFATTAEAYRAFLAHNGLSERISEALKQLDVEDVAELARVGKEIRQWILDTPFPEQLDAEIETAWNKMVADAGGADISVAVRSSATAEDLPDASFAGQQETFLNINGLDNVKEAMRHVFASLYNDRAISYRVHKGFEHDIVALSAGVQRMVRSDSGASGVMFTIDTESGYDQVVFVTSSYGLGENVVQGAVNPDEFYVFKPTLKAGKPAILRKTMGSKQIKMIFTDKAEAGKSVTNVDVPAEDRQRFSITDAEVTELAHYALTIEKHYGRPMDIEWGRDGLDGKLYILQARPETVKSQEDGSRNLRRFSINGEKVVLCEGRAIGQKVGQGKVRLVKDASEMDSVEAGDVLVTDMTDPDWEPVMKRASAIVTNRGGRTCHAAIIARELGIPAVVGCGDATDLLSEGQEVTVSCAEGDTGFIYSGLLDVQITDVALDNMPKAPVKVMMNVGNPELAFSFTNLPSEGIGLARMEFIINRQIGIHPKALLEFDKQDDELKAEITRRIAGYASPVDFYVDKIAEGVATLAASVYPRKTIVRMSDFKSNEYANLVGGSIYEPHEENPMLGFRGAARYVADNFKDCFALECKALKRVRDEMGLTNVEIMIPFVRTLGEAEAVVKALKENGLERGKNGLRLIMMCELPSNAVLAEQFLQYFDGFSIGSNDMTQLTLGLDRDSGLVSDSFDERNPAVKVMLHLAISACLKQNKYIGICGQGPSDHPDFAKWLVEEGIESVSLNPDTVIETWLYLANELNK; encoded by the coding sequence ATGGCCGAAAACTACGTTATTTGGTTTGAAAACCTGCGTATGACTGACGTTGAGCGAGTGGGCGGTAAAAATGCCTCTTTGGGCGAAATGATCAGCCAACTGACTGAAAAAGGCGTGCGCGTTCCCGGCGGTTTTGCAACCACAGCCGAAGCTTATCGTGCTTTCCTGGCTCACAATGGTCTGAGCGAGCGTATTTCCGAAGCCCTGAAACAACTGGATGTTGAAGACGTTGCCGAATTGGCACGCGTGGGTAAAGAAATCCGTCAATGGATTTTGGATACCCCGTTCCCTGAACAGCTGGATGCTGAAATCGAAACAGCTTGGAACAAAATGGTTGCCGATGCCGGCGGTGCGGACATCTCCGTTGCCGTACGTTCTTCCGCAACAGCAGAAGACTTGCCGGACGCTTCTTTCGCCGGCCAACAAGAAACCTTCCTGAACATCAACGGCTTGGATAACGTTAAAGAAGCAATGCGCCATGTATTCGCTTCCCTGTACAACGACCGTGCCATTTCTTACCGTGTCCACAAAGGCTTCGAACACGACATCGTTGCCCTTTCTGCCGGCGTACAACGCATGGTGCGTTCTGACAGCGGTGCTTCCGGTGTGATGTTTACCATCGATACCGAATCCGGTTACGACCAAGTCGTTTTCGTTACCTCTTCTTACGGTCTGGGTGAAAACGTCGTACAAGGCGCGGTAAACCCTGACGAATTCTATGTATTCAAACCTACTTTGAAAGCAGGCAAACCGGCTATCCTGCGCAAAACCATGGGTTCGAAACAAATCAAAATGATCTTTACCGACAAAGCCGAAGCCGGTAAATCTGTAACCAACGTTGATGTACCTGCAGAAGACCGTCAACGCTTCTCCATTACCGACGCCGAAGTAACCGAGTTGGCTCATTACGCGCTGACCATCGAAAAACACTACGGCCGCCCAATGGACATCGAATGGGGCCGCGACGGCTTGGATGGCAAACTCTACATCCTGCAAGCACGCCCTGAAACCGTGAAATCCCAAGAAGACGGCAGCCGCAACCTGCGCCGCTTCTCTATCAACGGCGAAAAAGTGGTCTTGTGCGAAGGCCGAGCCATCGGTCAAAAAGTTGGCCAAGGTAAAGTTCGCTTGGTGAAAGATGCTTCCGAAATGGATTCCGTTGAAGCAGGCGACGTACTCGTTACCGACATGACCGACCCGGATTGGGAACCGGTAATGAAACGTGCTTCTGCCATCGTGACCAACCGTGGCGGCCGTACCTGCCACGCAGCGATTATCGCGCGTGAATTGGGTATTCCGGCTGTTGTAGGTTGTGGCGACGCTACCGATCTGCTGTCTGAAGGTCAAGAAGTTACCGTATCTTGTGCCGAAGGCGATACCGGCTTCATCTACTCCGGCTTGCTGGACGTACAAATTACCGATGTTGCTTTGGACAATATGCCTAAAGCGCCTGTAAAAGTAATGATGAACGTTGGTAACCCTGAATTGGCATTCAGCTTCACCAACCTGCCTAGCGAAGGTATCGGCTTGGCGCGTATGGAATTCATCATCAACCGTCAAATCGGTATCCACCCTAAAGCCTTGTTGGAATTTGACAAACAAGACGACGAGTTGAAAGCTGAAATTACCCGCCGCATCGCCGGCTACGCCTCTCCTGTTGACTTCTATGTCGATAAAATCGCAGAAGGTGTGGCAACTTTGGCTGCTTCGGTTTATCCACGCAAAACCATCGTCCGTATGTCTGACTTCAAATCCAACGAGTACGCTAACTTGGTGGGTGGCAGCATCTACGAACCACACGAAGAAAACCCAATGTTGGGCTTCCGTGGTGCAGCACGTTATGTGGCTGATAACTTCAAAGACTGCTTCGCACTCGAGTGCAAAGCCTTGAAACGCGTTCGCGATGAAATGGGTTTGACCAACGTCGAAATCATGATTCCATTCGTTCGTACTTTGGGTGAAGCAGAAGCTGTTGTTAAAGCCCTGAAAGAAAACGGTTTGGAACGCGGCAAAAACGGCCTGCGCCTGATCATGATGTGCGAGTTGCCAAGCAACGCTGTATTGGCAGAACAATTCCTGCAATACTTCGACGGCTTCTCCATCGGCTCCAACGACATGACCCAGCTGACCCTCGGCCTCGACCGTGACAGCGGTTTGGTATCCGACTCCTTCGACGAGCGCAACCCTGCCGTTAAAGTGATGTTGCACTTGGCAATCTCTGCCTGCCTAAAACAAAACAAATACATCGGTATTTGCGGTCAAGGACCATCAGACCATCCGGACTTTGCCAAATGGCTGGTTGAAGAAGGTATCGAGAGCGTATCGCTCAACCCTGATACCGTCATTGAAACCTGGCTGTATCTGGCTAACGAATTGAACAAATAA
- a CDS encoding peptidoglycan DD-metalloendopeptidase family protein codes for MNTNFISTFQTALKRLALISVIAILAACAGNNTSSNRAVPDGYYKVRPGDTLTQIAKRYGQNVNTLVAWNNLPNSSQIEVGQVLRVRRHVAPRSTATQQRQTTAVTPINRLNLQWPTDNASSSIIQRYNGTTSKGIDIAGTQGQQIRSAAAGTVIYVGEEVRGYGKLILISHNDYTITAYAHNDTLLVQKDQKVQAGQVIATMGNSDSDSVKLHFEVRLNGKAVDPLPYLTRTN; via the coding sequence ATGAATACAAACTTTATTTCCACCTTTCAGACAGCCTTAAAACGTCTGGCACTCATCAGCGTCATTGCCATCTTGGCAGCCTGCGCCGGCAACAATACCTCTTCCAACCGTGCCGTACCTGACGGCTACTACAAAGTCCGCCCTGGCGATACCCTGACCCAAATCGCCAAACGCTACGGACAAAATGTCAACACGCTGGTTGCCTGGAATAATCTTCCTAACTCCTCACAAATCGAAGTCGGCCAAGTATTGCGCGTCCGCCGTCATGTTGCCCCACGCAGCACTGCAACGCAGCAACGCCAAACTACTGCCGTTACCCCGATCAACCGATTGAACCTGCAATGGCCGACCGATAACGCTTCATCCTCCATTATCCAACGCTACAACGGCACAACCAGCAAAGGCATAGATATTGCAGGCACACAAGGCCAACAAATCCGTTCCGCCGCAGCCGGTACCGTTATCTACGTTGGCGAAGAAGTCCGCGGCTACGGCAAGCTGATTTTGATCAGCCACAATGACTACACCATTACCGCCTACGCCCACAACGACACGCTTTTGGTACAAAAAGATCAAAAAGTCCAAGCAGGCCAAGTTATCGCCACCATGGGCAACAGCGATTCAGACAGCGTCAAACTGCATTTTGAAGTACGTCTAAACGGCAAAGCAGTCGATCCCCTGCCTTATTTGACCAGAACAAATTAA